A stretch of DNA from Juglans microcarpa x Juglans regia isolate MS1-56 chromosome 5D, Jm3101_v1.0, whole genome shotgun sequence:
TCAACTTCTCTCACCGATCGGAGGAGGAAGCAGTGGCCTGGATTGCTCGGATGATGCTGGTGGGACACACCAGGGGAATAATAAGAAAGATTTCTCGGTCAGTGAAACAATCTCATATCATTAATTTTTACTGCTGTTGGTTTTATGTGTGTTTTGGGGTGCACTTTGGTTCAATGTGCCCTAAAGAGGATTTTCCAGATGCCGGATTTGTATACATAGAGGGGGCACATTAGGGACAAGCATGTGTGAGTGGATTATATATTTGTTGTGATTTTGCAGGCGTTATTGCTAGGGGAAGATGAGAGAAGGAGCGAGCGAGAGAAGGGTAATGATATCAGGTAAGAAAGGAAGCGGAAAAAGCTAACCCATGTTCTTCCCATCTTTCATGAAATCTTGTAGTAAAAAAGGTGAAAAGACGGAGACCCATAACTCGATTTTACCCataagaaattttttagaaaaataaaaaataaaaaataaaatactgtaAGTGGAAATACTGTTTTAAGGTGTTTTTATATCAGCTTTGGGCTAGCCACCATACCTTcccatctaatctaatctaatctagCTAGCTCTTTTTTATCTCTATCTCGGCTGGCTAAAATGCCCATGCGGTGCACGTTAGCATGAGTTTGCTGGTCCCAGCTACAATACATCTTGCTCCATATTGCActttttttggggggttttTGTTTGGTTCTTCCTTGGGCTGTAAATTTTATGTATGTGGTTGTGCAACTCCTGGGTCTGGTTTGCTTTTAGGAGGGGAGGCATCCTGGGTGCAGAAACTGTTACTGGGGTTCTTCCAGAATCAAGCACTTCCCATCAAGGTAAAGGGTATTTACTAAAGCAAATTAGCCATAGAATTTATACCGTTAAAAGGTATTTCATGAATGTAGTGCTGTTGGTGGTTGTTTGGCTGCAATAATATTATAGCACCTGGAAGATGGTGTGAAGGAGAGAAAGCATTCCCaccaaagaagagaagaagtaCCTTTGAAAGAAGAGCGAACGAAGACGCGATAATGGAGAAAGACAAGAAGATGATCAAGACTaagatgaagacgaagatgaACAAGAAATGTGCACAACAATACGACGaaggagaagagaaggaaacaaaGGAGGCTCCTGAGAATACCAGTGCAAAAAAGAGGGGTAGAGGTGGTGCACTTATGGAGGGATCGAGGTGCAGTCGTGTTAATGGGAGAGGATGGAGATGCTGCCAACAGACCCTTGTGGGCTACTCTCTTTGTGAGCATCACTTGGGAAAGGGGAGGCTAAGGAGCATGGCAAGCGTTCGAAGCCGATCCTTGGCTGGGAATAATACTGCTCCGAAAATGGATCATGAGTCGGAGCCAGTACTTTCGGCACCTTCGTCGTCGTTACAGGAAAACAAACCAAAAGATTCTGTGTCAGATAATGATGGAGATGATGATGGTcatgaagatgagaagaaaccATTGATGGTCACGAAGAAAAGGATGAAGCTTGGGATGGTGAAAGCGCGTTCCATAAGCAGCTTGCTCGGCGAAACAAACAACGGGCATAATGTTATGGCTGATAATCATCATGATCAGTAGTAAGGCAAAGTACGTACATACTCTCTGAAGGCAAAACCTGCGAGGATTATTGCGTGTCGATCGAAAGCCATAAAAAACACAATGGAGGTTCAGGTTTGACGTTGTGTTACGCAAGCTAGTACTGGTGCAACTGCTTTCAACATCCGTTTGCGTTTGATAGTTTTAATGAAATAACgaatattaattaatgcttTTAGTtatcatcaatttctttttttcctttgaaatctTTTCGTTAATTAGTTCGATGATCTTTTGtttaatatcaaattaagaagTACATgggaatttatatattttgcagcTTAATAttgtcctagctagctagctagattttCTTTCGATCGAAGAAATGGTTCTTAAGTACTGATCTAATTACATATGTCTttttagctagctagcagctacctgtaatatcatatatatatatatatatatatattgaattttgtATCTTTGAATAGTAAATCGAATATAGTATGAAAAGAGCCATTCATGACATGAGTTATATAGAAGcttaatttcaaaggttttATGATGATAGAACAATCATCAGTAGGCcttagatcatatatatatatatatagaaggtaTTGCCCGCCGGTCCGCATGCAAATGCCAAAATTCAATGACTTctgatccatatatatatgaaaggatagatatatcatatatattaatcccATAGAAAATAAGTAGAAAAATTAAGCTCCATTTATTAATCACTTGATCATCCAGTTTGAAATTCGTGGAATTTTtgtgaaatgataaaaaattaatatatttatacaccGACCCTAATTAAAGTGTGCATTtaatttggatatatatatataaattttctcctttttgtaagggtaaaaacaaatgaactgGAGCCATTTTTAACTAGCTAGTAGAAAACAGAAAGCACCTTGAGGCCGACAGTTGGCAAAAAAGTTGGTTTCCCCTTTGTCCATAGGTTGGGTGGGGTATGAACTGCAATATGATTATTGGTTTGACGTccatttaatattaaaatcagtCCATAATTCTGGCTAAaatcatcaaatatatattaattcaatctcaattattaattattaaattatgagACTTAGATAATGTGTGTTGTAAAAACCTTTAAATAGCACTATTTTTACCAAATATCGGTACATTTTTCtactaattataataaatagattaaatACTTTTGCATAAAAATGGACAAGCTAGCTAGAACCCTGATCTTAGAAACAACTACGCACTACAAATtcgtataattttttgttatgagtaatgctactcatcatcctaattttctttatattttcatcatcttataatgtgatattaggtaattagaaattatttattatatttcactcgtaaacttattatttaatgtcacatcatggccggatgatgaaaaaatgatgagagttaagatgatgaatagatttttttcttttattatagctagctaggcacGATCATGTATGTagtagaaataaaaattaactatACAAAGTCATGTCGACATAGACAGACAAATGATCAAATCATTGCCCAATTTGATCAGGAAATGATCAAATCATGGACAAAATGgtactttatgaaaaaaatgagtgaaaCTTATACCAGTTAATTTCCTCTCTCTAGATCTCTAGCAAGATTGATcgacttgcatatatatatatatatatatatatagatatggtTCGGCCAGCTGTACACGTCGTTAAATTCCTCTACCGGCCTCATGCATCTAAGTTAGCAcgaaaagtatatttatttagGACCACGGTACTACTGCAGTACCTttaatttagaatatatatatatatatatatatatgttgtttacTCAAAATCAGttaaaacttcaaaacaattCCGTGAAATCAATCAGCTAGCTTATAATTAGATTCATGTTTATAAGATCACTCGTGAAATCAATCagctttaattattttagtggCTAATTAATGGTCTTCATCCATTATATATCTTGACTACGACGTATCACTGCTTGGCTGGATAGCGAGTTGATCATCTGCTCACCAATTTTGAATCGGACACCTCATGTTTAGTTGAAAGCTGATGCCAGTCGACGTACAGCATTTTTGTCAGAGTTAGGGACCTCTACGTAGAATTAAtggatgttttgtttttttcataagaGTAATGCTCCAAAGTTTCAGCACTAAgtctatataattaattggagAAATTGCGTAAATACCGGAAATTAATAAAGTGGAAGTTTGTGGCATTTGAGCCAGCTTAATTTGAGGAAAACGATCGATCGAACAcgcattaatatataatatatactagcaGGCTTGCAGCTGGCTAGGGAAGTTTCTTCAAAaagtaattagaaaaaatatctaATGAATCGCATAATCAATCAAGTTCACCTCCAATAAGCAGACGTCTGAAAAGCGAGTCATGTAGACCCCATGCATGCAGCAAGTATGGCACTAACTACTAAAAAgcacaaaaataatatgttcTAATATCAAGCTAAGCTTGGTTAAGGTTGACCATGGAAAATTAatgacatgcatatataaataattaccaATTAAGCCGATCAATCGAATACGTACGtactgtatataatatatgtaatcgCAGTTTGGTTTAAGGaggaataataattaataaataaagccCTGCCCTGCCCtgcgctagctagctagccagctaCCTGCATGCAGCATTGCTTCTgacacaattttatatatataataattaagcgTCAATTAAGTTTGACCACTAA
This window harbors:
- the LOC121266098 gene encoding uncharacterized protein LOC121266098 isoform X2, with the protein product MSLLVPATIHLAPYCTFFGGFLFGSSLGCKFYVCGCATPGSGLLLGGEASWVQKLLLGFFQNQALPIKCCWWLFGCNNIIAPGRWCEGEKAFPPKKRRSTFERRANEDAIMEKDKKMIKTKMKTKMNKKCAQQYDEGEEKETKEAPENTSAKKRGRGGALMEGSRCSRVNGRGWRCCQQTLVGYSLCEHHLGKGRLRSMASVRSRSLAGNNTAPKMDHESEPVLSAPSSSLQENKPKDSVSDNDGDDDGHEDEKKPLMVTKKRMKLGMVKARSISSLLGETNNGHNVMADNHHDQ
- the LOC121266098 gene encoding uncharacterized protein LOC121266098 isoform X1: MRIRKRQVPLPLSSLSPVPLSDPLLNRSPVVQLQLHDATHPKASNPLGNLTPQGDRDAHFDKPPSDQPNQLLSPIGGGSSGLDCSDDAGGTHQGNNKKDFSALLLGEDERRSEREKGNDIRRGGILGAETVTGVLPESSTSHQAPGRWCEGEKAFPPKKRRSTFERRANEDAIMEKDKKMIKTKMKTKMNKKCAQQYDEGEEKETKEAPENTSAKKRGRGGALMEGSRCSRVNGRGWRCCQQTLVGYSLCEHHLGKGRLRSMASVRSRSLAGNNTAPKMDHESEPVLSAPSSSLQENKPKDSVSDNDGDDDGHEDEKKPLMVTKKRMKLGMVKARSISSLLGETNNGHNVMADNHHDQ